The Carassius carassius chromosome 34, fCarCar2.1, whole genome shotgun sequence genome has a segment encoding these proteins:
- the LOC132115050 gene encoding filaggrin-2-like, with translation MTARVCCLMIVLLCLFGYLSITDAGKTTAKPGKCPPQSSGNKSCSSSCKSDSNCPNNEKCCSSVCGNYCTAPYTVKPGQCPDPKNIPLSAESCVHDGQCPAKQKCCPSTSGRACSEPSGQGQGSGQGSGQGSGFGQGSGFGQGQGSGFGQGQGSGFGQGSGFGHGQGSGFGQGSGFGQGSGFGQGQGSVLFEHHRSIAGEMLSTCAIETLFGVLITFQEEAITLIDEESVTFRDSTA, from the exons ATGACTGCTCGTGTGTGTTGCTTGATGATTGTTTTATTGTGTCTGTTCGGATATTTGAGTATAACAGATGCTGGAAAAACAACAG CAAAGCCAGGGAAGTGTCCACCCCAATCATCTGGAAATAAATCGTGTAGCAGTTCCTGTAAGAGTGACTCCAACTGTCCCAACAATGAGAagtgctgcagcagtgtctgtgGAAATTACTGTACAGCTCCATATACAG TGAAACCAGGTCAATGTCCCGACCCAAAGAACATTCCACTGTCTGCTGAAAGCTGTGTCCATGATGGTCAGTGTCCTGCCAAACAGAAGTGTTGCCCAAGCACCAGTGGACGTGCATGCAGTGAACCAAGCGGCCAGGGTCAAGGGAGTGGCCAGGGGagtggccagggaagcggctttggtcagggaagtggcttcggtcagggccagggaagcggcttcgGCCAGGGCCAAGGAAGCGGCTTCGGCCAGGGTAGTGGCTTCGGTCATGGCCAGGGAAGCGGATTCGGTCAAGGAAGCGGCTTCGGTCAGGGTAGTGGCTTtggccagggtcagggaagcg TCCTCTTTGAACATCACCGATCGATAGCGGGGGAAATGCTTTCAACTTGTGCCATCGAGACCCTTTTTGGAGTTTTGATCACTTTTCAGGAGGAAGCAATCACATTGATCGATGAGGAGAGCGTCACCTTTCGTGACTCGACGGCGTGA